In Sneathia sanguinegens, the following proteins share a genomic window:
- the uidA gene encoding beta-glucuronidase — translation MLYPKQTITREILDLNGIWEFNFENEEKEYIAVPGSFNDQVANHNKRHYVGNMYYRKEFYLNSQMLEKDIFIRFGSVTHNAKVYVNDNFVGSHKGGFTPFEININEVAKEGLNEVLVIVDNILDYTSLPVGNLKIIDGVKKVDENFDFFNYSGIQRPVKIWIKPKQHIEDVIITYEVVEKNARVSFEIKKNCNLKHRIRILDENNKVVSEDGYIKNVKLWQPLKAYLYKAVVDLLDENDEIVDEYIEEFGIRTLEIKNNQLLINSKPFYFKGFGRHEDTILHGRGLDEVANIADINRMLWIGANSFRTSHYPYSEEMMRLADRYGFVVIDETTAVGLVDGFGFELLDKKKVNNTWTVMKTKEAHEQVIKEMIARDKNHACVVMWSIANEPASSQEGAYEYFKPLFELARKLDKQKRFCTFVNYMLAPADKCLVTSLCDIICINRYYGWYVDLSNLELAKKHMLEELKIWHEKYPTKPIVFTEYGVDTLAGMHDMDEMTPYSEEFQLEYYKMYEEVFDSLDYIIGEQTWNFADFQTKFGIFRVQGNKKGVFTRDRQPKSIARHLKERWTKD, via the coding sequence ATGTTATATCCAAAACAAACAATAACAAGGGAGATTTTAGATTTAAATGGAATTTGGGAATTTAATTTTGAAAATGAAGAAAAGGAGTATATTGCAGTTCCCGGTTCATTTAATGATCAAGTTGCAAATCATAATAAAAGACATTATGTTGGAAATATGTATTATAGAAAGGAATTTTATCTTAATTCGCAAATGCTTGAAAAAGATATATTTATAAGATTTGGATCTGTAACGCATAATGCTAAAGTATATGTAAATGATAATTTTGTTGGCTCACATAAAGGAGGATTTACTCCATTTGAAATTAATATTAATGAGGTAGCAAAAGAAGGCTTGAATGAAGTATTAGTTATAGTTGATAATATTTTAGATTATACAAGTTTACCTGTAGGTAATTTAAAAATTATTGACGGAGTTAAAAAAGTTGATGAAAATTTTGACTTTTTCAATTATTCAGGCATACAAAGACCAGTAAAAATATGGATAAAACCTAAACAACATATAGAAGATGTAATTATAACATATGAAGTTGTAGAAAAAAATGCAAGAGTTTCTTTTGAAATCAAAAAGAATTGTAATTTAAAACATAGAATAAGAATATTGGATGAAAATAATAAAGTAGTTTCAGAAGATGGATATATTAAAAATGTTAAATTATGGCAACCATTAAAAGCATATTTATATAAAGCAGTGGTTGATTTACTTGATGAAAATGATGAAATTGTAGATGAATATATTGAAGAATTTGGAATAAGAACATTAGAAATAAAAAATAATCAATTACTTATTAATTCTAAACCTTTTTATTTCAAAGGTTTTGGTAGACATGAAGATACAATTTTACATGGTAGAGGTTTAGATGAAGTTGCAAATATAGCAGATATTAATAGAATGTTATGGATAGGAGCAAATTCATTTAGAACTTCACATTATCCATATAGTGAAGAAATGATGAGATTAGCAGATAGATATGGTTTTGTTGTTATAGATGAAACAACTGCAGTAGGTTTGGTAGATGGCTTTGGTTTTGAATTATTAGATAAGAAAAAAGTAAATAATACTTGGACTGTTATGAAAACTAAAGAAGCTCATGAACAAGTAATAAAGGAAATGATAGCAAGAGATAAAAATCATGCCTGTGTAGTTATGTGGTCTATAGCAAATGAACCAGCAAGTTCGCAAGAAGGAGCATATGAATATTTTAAACCCTTATTTGAACTTGCTAGAAAATTAGATAAACAAAAAAGATTCTGTACTTTTGTTAACTATATGTTAGCACCTGCAGATAAATGTTTGGTTACAAGTCTTTGCGATATTATTTGTATAAATAGATACTATGGTTGGTATGTTGATTTATCAAATTTAGAATTAGCTAAGAAACATATGCTTGAAGAATTGAAAATTTGGCATGAAAAATATCCAACAAAACCAATTGTATTTACAGAATATGGAGTAGATACCTTAGCTGGTATGCATGATATGGATGAAATGACACCTTATTCTGAAGAATTTCAATTGGAATATTATAAAATGTATGAAGAAGTATTTGATAGCTTAGATTATATTATAGGTGAACAAACATGGAATTTTGCAGATTTTCAAACTAAATTTGGAATATTCAGAGTTCAAGGAAATAAAAAAGGTGTATTTACAAGAGATAGACAACCAAAAAGTATAGCAAGACATTTGAAAGAAAGATGGACGAAAGACTAA
- a CDS encoding LacI family DNA-binding transcriptional regulator: MRKITIKDIAKLSGVSFKTVSRVINNEKNVKDTTRERVEKLLKEFNFSVNYNAKRLASNSLKQIAIITNTEDNELNKNYIIMNYILKYGKKRDYTILVYKSMKELIRNNFGKIDAGFYEGVIFLNPKKMDEVQRVCDDNIPVVVSGISDKYIYVGTDQFESAYLATKSLVNKKCRDIGIVLGDPETRTNIEKVKGYKQALRDSNIRINMKKIMYNYETSHQVENLITKFYLKNELFQALIIGSDILALGAVRAVNKLGIKCPEKFKFISFGNTYICTETYPTISSIKQNFEEIARQLVDKIINIIENDSRETSFKISAEIIERESTI; the protein is encoded by the coding sequence ATGAGAAAAATTACTATAAAAGATATAGCAAAATTATCTGGAGTTTCATTTAAAACTGTATCACGTGTTATAAATAACGAAAAGAATGTTAAAGATACAACAAGAGAAAGAGTTGAAAAACTCTTGAAAGAATTTAATTTTAGTGTGAATTATAATGCAAAAAGATTAGCAAGTAATAGTTTAAAACAAATTGCTATAATTACTAATACAGAAGATAATGAGTTAAATAAAAATTATATTATAATGAACTATATATTAAAATATGGTAAGAAAAGAGATTATACTATTTTAGTATATAAATCAATGAAAGAATTAATTAGAAATAATTTTGGAAAGATAGATGCAGGATTTTATGAAGGAGTAATTTTTCTCAATCCTAAAAAAATGGATGAAGTTCAAAGAGTTTGTGATGATAATATACCTGTTGTAGTATCAGGTATTAGTGATAAGTATATTTATGTTGGAACAGATCAATTTGAAAGTGCATATTTAGCAACTAAATCATTAGTAAATAAAAAATGTAGAGATATTGGAATAGTGTTGGGTGATCCAGAAACAAGAACAAATATTGAAAAAGTTAAAGGATATAAACAAGCTTTGAGAGATTCAAATATTAGAATAAATATGAAAAAGATTATGTATAATTATGAAACAAGTCATCAAGTGGAAAATTTGATTACAAAATTTTATTTAAAAAATGAATTGTTTCAAGCTTTGATAATAGGGTCAGATATATTAGCATTAGGAGCAGTTAGGGCAGTCAATAAATTAGGGATTAAGTGCCCAGAAAAATTCAAGTTTATTTCATTTGGGAATACATATATTTGTACAGAAACTTATCCTACTATAAGTTCTATAAAGCAAAACTTTGAAGAAATTGCTCGCCAATTAGTTGATAAAATTATTAATATAATAGAAAATGATAGTAGAGAAACAAGCTTTAAAATATCGGCAGAAATTATTGAAAGAGAGTCAACTATTTAA
- a CDS encoding TetR/AcrR family transcriptional regulator — MNCKFSKAKILEVSKKEFLKYGYQGVSLRKIAKKCKLSTGAIYGNFKNKEELFNEIIHKDLKNILNVFKIAKTKTIACNDKVIEILKKGEITQELLDETENMYKYMYANREAFILIYSSIGTKYEKIITDFTEEDIKSTFELYKKVKGISKIEKHKERILRTIAGDCFKGMIPYLIEFKTYEEAKEYLELYIKYYISSFLFLVNI, encoded by the coding sequence ATGAATTGTAAATTTAGTAAGGCCAAAATTTTAGAAGTGTCAAAAAAAGAATTTTTGAAATATGGTTATCAAGGAGTTTCACTTAGAAAAATTGCAAAAAAATGTAAATTGAGTACAGGTGCTATTTATGGTAACTTTAAAAATAAAGAAGAATTATTCAATGAAATAATTCATAAAGATTTAAAAAATATTTTAAATGTATTCAAAATTGCAAAAACAAAGACAATAGCTTGTAATGATAAGGTTATTGAAATATTAAAAAAAGGTGAAATAACCCAAGAACTATTAGATGAAACAGAAAATATGTACAAGTATATGTATGCAAATAGAGAAGCATTTATTTTGATATATTCTTCCATAGGAACAAAATATGAGAAGATTATAACAGACTTTACAGAAGAAGATATAAAGTCTACCTTTGAGTTATATAAAAAAGTTAAGGGAATAAGTAAGATAGAAAAACATAAAGAAAGGATACTAAGAACCATTGCTGGAGATTGTTTTAAAGGAATGATACCATATTTGATTGAATTTAAAACTTATGAAGAAGCTAAGGAATACTTGGAGCTATACATTAAATACTATATTTCATCTTTCTTATTTCTAGTAAATATATAA